ATTGGATATCTTGGAAAAACTTATGTTTCCCCTTAGAGGAGGGAGGCATTGGGCTAAAAAGAAtagaggtgtttgataatatCCTAGCCTCGAAAAGATGGTGGAGATTTAGAACGATTCCCTCATTGTGGGCTACATTCATGAATCACAAATATTGCCCAAGATCACATCCAGTGAGTAAGAAAAAGGGCTCTAGTGATTCACATGCGTGGCAGAAATTGAGGAAGGTTAGAGACAAGGCAGAACCACACATATTATGGCTTACTAACTCTGGTAATTCAAGCATATGGTGGGACAACTGGACTGGTAAAAGCCCATTGGCAACACTTCTTCCAGATATCAACAACAATCCCAAAACATTTGTCAAAGATTTTATACACAATGGAAGATGGAACATTCAAAAACTAGGTGATGCCTTCCCAGAGGAGATTGTTCAATGTATTGTGAATATCAACATTGGCAATCAACACATTCCAGACCAAGCTATATGGGACCTCTCAGAAAATGGtaagtattcaaacaaaactaccTTGAAATTGTTCAGAAGCACTCAGCCTAAAGATCATCTACTTAGCAAGGTATGGCATTCTAGCATCCCTTTTAAGATCTCTTTTTTAGCTTGGAGATTATGGTTGACAAAACTTCCTTTAGATGATGTTATACTAAGTTTTGGAAAATAAATTGTCTCTAGTTGCGTCTGTTGTACTAACAATTTAAATGAGTCTATATAACATGTTTTTATGGAAAGTGATGCCGCTAGGTACATTTGGAAAGCCATTGGTGCCCCCATTGGGATAGTATACAGGCAAATTCCCATTAGAGGATGGCTTAATCATTGGTGGCAGCAAAAGAGCAACAATATCATACATAAGCAAATCTTGCAGATCACTCCTATCATCATTTGCTGGGAAATCTGGAAAAGCAGATTCTCTTGCAAATATGGAGAACAGAAAAGGTTCAACTTCTATCAAATGAAACAGCAGATTACCTGGAACATTCAAACTGCAATTCTTAGGGCCTTCCCTGGATGCAAACTAACTCTACCTTAGGTCAAATTTTGCGAAACCATGTTGAGACTACAACGCCTGTTCCTGAAGCCATCATCGTAGCCTGGACTAAACCACTCTAAGGATCCTTCAAGCTTAACACTGACGGAAGTTATTTACATGGAAACGGTAATGCAGGTTTGGGAGGAATTATGAGAAATGACTAGGGTGAACTCATAAAGGCCTTCTCTATCTCTGCCAAATGTAATAGTAACAATGATGTTGAAGCACAAGCTGTTATATTTGGAATCAAATGGTGTCTTAAACATGGTTATTCTGAATTCATTATTGAATTGGATTCTCTCCTGGTGGTAAACATGCTAAGGAGGGGCGGACAGATAACTACAAAATGAAGAAGATCATTGATGAGGCAACACAGTTAATGAACCAAGTCAATATCACCCCTAATCACTGCTATAGAGAGGCTAACCAAGTGGCGGATTTCTTAGCTAAATTGGCTTCAACCACTTCTGACAGTAATATATACTTATCCTTCCAACAACTCCCTAGGAGAGCCACAGGTCCTTTCATTTTGGATAATTTTCAAGTACCTAGCATTAGGACAAAATACGACAAGGTGAATTTTTTTGTTAGTTAAACTTATTTTGTATAGCCACACAGTGGTGAAGCTGTAGGTTTCACATTTGTGTTTTTTGGAAGGATACTTGTATTCTTGTGTTGTAATCTGTGGAGGTAAggccatccccccccccccccccccttttttttttgaagataaTACAACACACCCAGTATTCAGCTgggaaactttaaaaaaaaaaatcaatgtgaTCCTGCACTTGTTCATCCTCAGTTGGATCCATATCGAAGTCAATTATATCTTCATTTGTCAGTAACTTTTCCTTGAAGTTGAGTGGCGTACTGTTTGATAGAGTAGTTTGTGGATTTTTCTTTGAGATCGTGGTGGTTTCGGGGGGATTTGTGTAGTCTCCAGGCCGTTTTTGGTAGTGTTCGTAGAGAGAAAAAGTCTTGGTAGAAACTTTCACTTAACTTAGTAGGTTCATATAGCTTAGGTTGAATAATTCTGATATTATATCTATTGTCCTCGTAATAAATCAGAAGTTTATAGTACTATTTTGTATATACTaattttgcaaagaaagaagtaGATTAAAAGAAAACGATAAGGCGCAAATCACAAAAGACCGCATACATGAAAGGAAATTTTACCTCCTTTAGCAAGAATCAATCTACAAACTCTCGCCTTGGCTATGCACACAAACGGAGAGAAGTATGCTCCATAAATTTACGTTCGCCTTGGCTAATTTATAAATAGCCTAAACAGTTCCTAAGAGAATCCTGATGAGTACATTCTAATTTTGTGATCTATCAAAAATGGATTCAAACAATTTTCCTGTTACATCTTTCGAAAAAATTAAATATGCCAATAAATTACCTTATTTTGCAGAAACAGTTTACTATTCCTGCCGTTTctatttaaatgacaaaattcgCTTATCCAAAGTCAAACTACGTGAAGTTTGACCgacattttaaaatatattttgttaTTATATATTGACATGAAAAAAATTACAACTTATAGTACTTTTCGCGTAGTTTTTGTATacctaaattttaattttaaaatactaaattgaACTAATTTAATTTAGCTTCAAAGTTTAGTCAAATTAAGCTAGGGGCGTTAATGGTTCAGTTCGGTCGGTTTTTAAAATATCCATTGATATGGTACGGTTCTTAATGCTACTGCCTAAACAACAGTTCGATACGGTACGGTTCGGTTGGTttagtcggtttttcaaatatccattgacacctcTAAAATTGACTATATGTCATCTACATGGGAGTAATAGATTTATAACAATAAATTACCAAAAGCTGATTCAAACAGTAATTATTTTGCACAAAGTTACACCGCATAGTGTCGAAAATGTTAAATTGTCAAACTATGTTTGTCAGTATTTACTCTTTTGGGATACAAAAATTAGAGTCAGACAAAAGCTCATGAAAAAGGTCTGATGTTAAGAGACAATGAAATATACAATACGAGAAAACAGATCATAAAGCTCCAAATTTTATTAAGATTGTGAGAAATATACTCATGAGCTAGAAAACATAGAGTTCACAGGAGATCCAAATAATGTGGAATTGTGGGAGGTATCCATTTGTCACCGCCTATGAAATTCCTAACAGTGAAACTTGATGCGACGTTTGCATCATCGGTGGCAACTGCCCACTTCACACGTCCCGTTGTATCTGTACCTGGTCCGCTATTTCTATATTCCATATAAAATGGGCGGACTAGGGGCATTCCCTCAAACTCTATCCATCCTCGTGGATTTATCAATAGGTCAATATAACTTTGCATAATCACAGTTCTTGAGAAGTTACCCCATGGGCGACCTAAATACATAGTGATATTACCTGCTTTCTCCAAGTCCGGGGTTGCTTTTAAGGTGCAGTTTTGCAAAACTAGCCCCGTTAGCGTAGTCTCAAAATCTCTTTGTTGTGCTGAGATGGTAATATATTGGCCAAGCAAAGGCTGACGTACTTCAATCAAACAATTTTGGAATACTGCAGCTGCATCACCGCAGATAAAGTCTATGGTGCCCAAGATATCACAATCCCTATAAAACTGTCTACCGTACTTTGTGTATAGAGTATCTTGATAACCCTCAAAACGGCATTGATAGAAGGTAAGAAAATCTGCTTCTGCTCTTAATGCTACTGCCTGTAGCATTTTAGGTCCAGCTATGTTCCTAAAAGTGATTCCTTGGGCTACGAAGCCTTGGCCATTCACCCCTGAAAAGTGAAAAACAATTAACATAATCAACAATGCACATATTGCCAAGGAATAATCTACTCTTAAAGAGAATAATTTGAGATAAAGAAAATAGATTTACGCACCCACAGTTGCAGTATACATTGTCCCGATGCCTGCACCATAACTTTTATCTCCGGATATTATGGTTTTGTCCATTCCTTCTCCGATGAAAACGATATTCGTTTTCCAGCTTTCGATTTGGACGTATTCATTGTAGGttccttgttttattttgatgTAGTAATATGTAACGCTGTTGTTTGGAGCTGCTGAGACTGCAGCCATTATTGTCGTATAATTGCCCGAGCCATCTAGTGCTACTATTGCATTATAAGGAGGTTGTGTTATTTGTTGGCATCCTCCGTAGCATAAAATGGTTAACCAAATCATGACAAAAATAGTAGCGAACCTCATTGATGCAGTTAGCAATATTCCAATTGTAGAATATCAAATTAAAATCGTCTGGCCAATAGGACGGAGAATATACTGAAAATTGGAGGAAGTTGAACGTCAATATATAACATATTACTTTCCTAATATTTAAGactctaaaaataattaattttttgcaTATTTAGATCTTTCCTTATTTAATATGTAGGAAAATCTAATATTTAGtactttaaattaattattttattacctTATACAACTACAAGGTAAAACATCATTAAGTAGTATATAAAACCTAACCTATGAATTCTTTGACTTTATTTTACCATTTTATTACTAGATTTTATTACATACTTAGAAACTATAAAAGCCAACTTATTCTAACGTACAACCAACCACGTACTTGTACTATTCCCACTTCCGGATGTGGGGTTCTATTTAATTCCcaacttcttcttttattatttttaattttctataattaaattaaaaaattcaataatatatacataagattTTGAAGTCAACTAATTAAGCTTTTTTGTCCGCTTTTAGTTTTGGTAAATCAGCCACGCTACAAATATATACTAAAATAACTTTCACTAGGATTCATAGGAAGGAAGAGTTATAGTTGAGAAGGACTAACTAACAAAGGGGTAAAATTGTGAAAGAAACATGAATTGAGTTGAAATAAAAGGTAAATTTCACAAATATTCATATAATTATTATATTTTCTACATAAGAATTAGCGCAAACatatttttgataattatgttgtttttaaaagtttaatcTCTTAATATACGAGAGACACACGCaatgccatatatatatatatatatatatatatatatatatatatatatatatatatatatatatatatatgtgtgtgtgtgtatatatatatgtatgtatatgtatatgtatatgtaaatGTATATGTATTATTACAAAAGCATGAATATAATGTCGGTTTACACCTTATAATATTAAGCGTAATAACTTATAGTAAAAGGATATAACCGAAATTCTAGACATTAGCCTTGTAATACTATTAGTTTTAGGACCGTTAGGAATCCTCCATGATGAATCCCACGATCTTACCTAACCTATGACCATTAAGTTGGCACAATTAAAAAATGTTAGTAGTTTCACGACAAATATTTCAAAGTAATAATATTCTATAATTTCGGACTTCACAAATATATATTctatatattattataaaagcacgaatataaTATTGATAGACCAAAATAGCCATAAAATATTAAACAGAAGAACTCATAGGTAAAGGACATAACTGTAATAACCTATTTTTTGGACTACAATACCTTCAATGTTAAgttttataatatttaaaattttaaaattagtaaaattttgtatattacaTTCTAATTAAAAATATGTAGAaaggtttaataaaatcaattttATAAGAATCCTCCGTATTGGCAACACATTCCCACTCCATAATGTCCaataccaaaaaaaagaagaagataaaagtaATGTTAAATTGATTGCATAAAACTTTGAAATTGAGAAAACaaaatatcctcacaacatatttttatattatatttaaacTTTTTTCTACTCAAATAATAGTTTTGCTTATCAATTTTTCGtgtaatattgaaaaatatacCAATTATTAAGAATATTTaataaagagaaataaaaatgattcTACAAAATATAAAGATCTAAAAGTGGAATGTCAGATCGATCgttttactctttgaaaataaaatttatggtggataaaattataattaaaattaaatattCAAAAGAAGAGACGAACTAATATTAAGGATCTAAtcaatataaaataaattatttttttatgttaATACCAATTAATTAAATCTTTcgattaattatttagcaagagaatccaattcaattatttttaaattcatcatatgagtaaaattattttttaagttaaaaaaatcttagggtacataaatttattccataaaaagagCGTTAAAGGTTAAAAACACTAGATCACAAAGTAAAAaaggttaatatagtattaagaATCAAACAATCATACAAGTATCTGAGGAAGTACAATCAAAGTTAAATCTTGAACAAAAACAggctttcaagactatattataaagagtCGACTCTGGTATAGCGGGATTATTCTTTGTAGATGCCTCCGGCGGAATAGAAATAATTTTCTATGTCGtgcattacttgcaaatatcatatcaAGAGGCATGATACTGCTAGCAATAATAACAAGTGATGTACCAACAAGGATTTTATTATGAGGCCACTCACTTTAGACttgatatacctcttcaaacaactgaaataaccatcacaaatataACAAAGCAGAACAATGGTGCTAAATTTAAAAGGAAAGCATAATTGATAATATGTGATGTAACGCTTATGATTAAGTGTCAAATGATCAAAACAACGTCCGGAGTTCTAGAGATATATTAAATATCAATGACCATTTGGTGCAAAACTAATGGTTTGGAAGGTGATTTCTATCAAGTACTACCAATAGTTCCAAAATCGACGAAAGAAGAGACTGTACTACCTTGCCAAAATAATACTTATTGCATCAAATGAAAAATATTCAACTAACaagaaatataaaataaaaacgaATCCAGTATTTGGTGACTTCTTGCTTCGTGTCAAAAACGAAGAAGATCATCCAATAAAAGATGAATTGGTTCTTCTAGAACACTTAGTTATCAACCCTAATGGTAATAGTAGTGTATTTAATAAggaaaatatatttattattaGATTAAAATGCAATTTATGCAAATTGCATGATAGAAATTAAAAAGCTATTTTAGCTTGTAAAAACGAATATGTTGGCCAACTAAATAAAATGTTGATTGCGAAGTTTTATGGTAAAAATAAAGTGTTTTTTAGTTTTTGACTCGGCAGAAAATGATACCAACAATTACtaccaagaagaatacttaaatactttaataccaaatggcCTACCATACAAgtttgttgtcaagtttattTTTCCTTATCTATGTTAGTATCACtgtatatataatagactaagttaaagTTGATCTTCCATTGCATATagattgattttgaagaaaaatatgcccGTCATGCTACTGGAAAACTTAGATCCACCGAATAACTTATGTAATAGCACGCAtatggtatatagaagttttgacaataacgtcatacatgcaaaaattatAATACTGGTCGATGTACACTAAGTATAGTTTTATCCCCGAATTCAACTTTCGTCTTCCTTAACTAAAAAATATACTTTAAATTTGTGTGTAAATGATTTTCGGTAATAAAGAAAGCACAAAGACAAACATCCCaaatattggactatatt
The Nicotiana sylvestris chromosome 11, ASM39365v2, whole genome shotgun sequence DNA segment above includes these coding regions:
- the LOC104242267 gene encoding probable pectinesterase 56 codes for the protein MAAVSAAPNNSVTYYYIKIKQGTYNEYVQIESWKTNIVFIGEGMDKTIISGDKSYGAGIGTMYTATVGVNGQGFVAQGITFRNIAGPKMLQAVALRAEADFLTFYQCRFEGYQDTLYTKYGRQFYRDCDILGTIDFICGDAAAVFQNCLIEVRQPLLGQYITISAQQRDFETTLTGLVLQNCTLKATPDLEKAEVEPFLFSIFARESAFPDFPANDDRSDLQDLLMYDIVALLLPPMIKPSSNGNLPVYYPNGGTNGFPNVPSGITFHKNMLYRLI